The sequence below is a genomic window from Rudanella lutea DSM 19387.
ACTATCGTACCAGAATTGATGGCCTCCCCACCAGAATTGCCTGAGGTCGCACCTCTTGTTTCCAAGGCAGATGAACCACAGTTATCAATCAGAATCTCGCCACCAGCGTTGTTGTATAGGGGGCCTTCGCAGTAAATCCCGTGATTACCTGCAAAAGCTTTAGAGCCTATCTCGATTTGACCCTGATTGCTCATTGGGCGACTATCTATGTAGATCGCCCGATTTAAGGCTCTGTCTACCTCTATTATCCCTCCTGCATTATTGTTAAAAGTACCGTAGTTTCGTAGGCCGTAGGTGCCTACGCTTTGGTTAGCACCCAGACGGATTACCCCAGTGTTAGCAAATGTGCCACCCAAATTATAAAGGGCAGCTTCTGTGCTCCGGTCAATTTGTAAGGTTCCACCTGTATTGTTGAAGGTGCCTTGGTTTAGGAGGCCGTAATTTCCTACAGAGGCCGTATTGCCTAAAATAAAAAAGCCGCTGTTATCGACCGTACCTTTGTTCCAGAAGCCGGCCGTTCCGGGTCCCATGCCTGCATAATTATTAATCGTCAGCGTGGCCGAACTGGCTAAGGTCAGCTTTCCCCCGGTCTCCACCTCGACCGATTTGGCCAGGGCCCCCGTGCCATTGCTAATAATCGGATCGTTGGCTACGTCAGGGATGATTACATCGTTCGAAGCCGTAGGCACAGCTCCGGTGCTCCAGTTGGATGCTGTGTTCCAGTTGGTACTGGTGGTCCCCGTCCAGGTGGTTTGGGCCAGGGCGTTTAGGGTCAGGAAACCGGTAAACAGCATACTAAGTGCCAGGTGAAGTAGGCGTTGGGTCGGGGTGGGTGTTGAGACTTGCCCGGTTGAAATCGGTAAAGAGGATACGTGCGACATAGGACATGGGTTGTAACTGGCCATGAACCTACATAAACGCCCCTGAATCTGGTGATTCAGGGGCGTGGACAAAAGCGTGGACAAAAATGTAAGTGGCTGATTTACAAGGGTAATTTAGGGGTCTGTGGCGGATTCGTCGAGTAGGGCGAGCAACCGGGCATCGCCCGCAATGCCGAACTTTTTGCGGAGCCGGTAGCGGGTTTTTCGAATCGAATCCGTCGAGATGCCGAGCATATGGCTCATTTGTCGGGTGTGCAGGTTCAGTTTCGAGAGGGCCAACAGACGTTCTTCGGCGGGTGTGAGGTCGTTAAACTGAGCCCGAAGCTGGATGAAAAACTGAGGGTGCACCCGTTCGAACCGCTTGCGAAATTCCTCCCAGTCGTCGGGGGTGAGCAGGGTGGCATTGGCCAGATGGTGTTCGGATTCGAGCTGCCGGAGGTTGCTCAAAAAAAGAGCCAGATCGGCTTTGGCCCGGTCGCGTTCGGCCGCTACGGTCTGCTTCTCCTGTTCAAGTTGTTTTTCGCGCTGGGCGTTGGCCTGCGCTTCCCGTCGGCGTCGGTCCTGACTGTACCGGTACAGAAAACCCAGCAGGAGCGCTACCAGCAGCGAGAGCCCCACCCCTATGCTCAGGAGCCAGCGCTGGTTTTGGCTATGCTGCTGGAGCTCGGCCACCTCGGCCTCATGTTGCTGAATGAGCAGGCGCTGTTCGGCCAGCGTCGCGGCTTTGGAGCGGTACCGTTTGTCGATTCGGTTCTGGTATTTGAGCAGGCTATCAGCCGCCCGCGCCGACTCGCTGGGCTTGCCCGTTGCGAGGGCATACAGACGGTAGGTTTCGTAATAACGTAGCCAGAACAAATCGTCTTGAACGTTCACGATGTACGTGCCCGATACGCGTTGGAGCGGTCGCATCCGTACCCCTTCATTCAGGTAGAAACGACAACTGTCGAGCTGACCCAGTTCTAAAAAAACGCGGGCGAGCGCCACTGATGTCGTGAGCGGGTAGCCCCGGTTTGCCGCATCGCGCATCACAAGGCGGAAATCAATTCGGAGGGCCTGGAGGGCTTCGGGCCACCGCTTCAGCTTGACGAACAGGCCGCCCAGGTTTCCGTTGGCAATTCCCATCCAGACGGAGTCGCGGTAGTGAACGGCCAATTGATAAGCACGCTGGTAATTTTGCACCGCCAAACCCCCTCCCTTGGGCGATTCTCCCAACTGACGGGCCTGCGCCATGGCCAGGGTGTTGTAGGTCTGAATATGCAGGTTGGGGTTAAAGGGTGGGTATTGGCTGGCCTCCGTCAGAAGCTCCACCACCTTCTCGTCATCATTTAAGTAGTAGTAATTAAACGCCAGCTCGTAGAGATAGCGGTGAATTTCGGGAATGTTGCGGTAGCCGATTTGCCGGAACCGCCGGTTTGCCGACAGCAGATACTGAAACCCTTTGCCGAAGTCTTCGGCCAGATAATAATACTGCCCCGCAAAGTGCTCACACACGGCGGTAATCTGCTCGTCGTCGTCGGCTTCGGCCTGGGCAGCTACCTGCAAAAAGAGTTCGGCATTCTGGGTGTGGGTACGTTTAGGGTCATTTCTGGCGTAGGTATCGCGCAACATACGAGCGTACCGCCGAAGCTGCTCATCCTGCTGGCGCCCGGCAATTGCATCCAATTTCTCCAATTGCACAAATGCTACCTGCCGACTTTTCGCTACGGCCTGACACGTATCAAA
It includes:
- a CDS encoding helix-turn-helix transcriptional regulator, which gives rise to MAVFWTLTTCGQPVLSKIEQATPAERVRMALLYFDTCQAVAKSRQVAFVQLEKLDAIAGRQQDEQLRRYARMLRDTYARNDPKRTHTQNAELFLQVAAQAEADDDEQITAVCEHFAGQYYYLAEDFGKGFQYLLSANRRFRQIGYRNIPEIHRYLYELAFNYYYLNDDEKVVELLTEASQYPPFNPNLHIQTYNTLAMAQARQLGESPKGGGLAVQNYQRAYQLAVHYRDSVWMGIANGNLGGLFVKLKRWPEALQALRIDFRLVMRDAANRGYPLTTSVALARVFLELGQLDSCRFYLNEGVRMRPLQRVSGTYIVNVQDDLFWLRYYETYRLYALATGKPSESARAADSLLKYQNRIDKRYRSKAATLAEQRLLIQQHEAEVAELQQHSQNQRWLLSIGVGLSLLVALLLGFLYRYSQDRRRREAQANAQREKQLEQEKQTVAAERDRAKADLALFLSNLRQLESEHHLANATLLTPDDWEEFRKRFERVHPQFFIQLRAQFNDLTPAEERLLALSKLNLHTRQMSHMLGISTDSIRKTRYRLRKKFGIAGDARLLALLDESATDP